The Candidatus Nanopelagicales bacterium region TTAGTCAGGTCCACTCCGGACTTGTCGGGTGCCTCAAGCGCGTCCTCGATCTTCTCGGCGATGGCCTCGAAGTGGCCGGGGCGGTCGTTGGCCAAGTGCGCCAGGGCGTCTATCACTAGATCCCGCGACTCACCGCTTTCGGCGTGCTCGTCCGATTCGCCTTCCCCACCGCCCGGCTCATCCATCTCATCGCCGCCGCTATCCTTCTCGCCGCTATCCTTCCCGCTGCGGTCCTTCCCGCTGCGATCCTTCTCGCGATCCTCGTCATCGTCGTCGCCATGAGCGAGCAGGGTGACACCGTCTGCGCCACCCTGCCCGTCACCGTCGTGGTCGCTTTGCGCGAGCACGGGCGCCACCGGCAGCAGCATGAATAGCCCGGTCACCAGTGCCACGAGCAGCTGCCGCTGCCCAGTTCTACGTCGGCGTGCGTCCATGGTCTCCACCCCTTCGACCACTCAGGTGCCCCCCACGAGTCTCACGATCGACTCACGACGAGCGATCCGGCACAGTAGTCGCCGCCAGCCCTGGTACCGGATCTCCGCCAAACCTCATGGGTGATCCCACGTACACCGCAGTGGCGGTTCCGCGTACCGTCGATGGTGTGGACGCTGACCCGATCCGTGTACTTGTCGTGGACGACCACGCCCTGCACCGTGATGGGACCCGACAGATCCTCGAGCAAGAACCGGACCTTGAAGTGGTCGGCGACGCGGAGTCCGGCGAGCTTGCGCTCGCGATGGTGAGTGAGCACCGGCCGACTGTCGTGCTTATGGATATCAGGCTTCCTGGGATGAGCGGGATTGAGGCAACGCGTCGCATTAGCGAGCGGCATCCTGACGTGCGTGTGCTCGTGGTGACGGCCTACGACGACGACGAATACGTACGGGGAGCCCTCGAAGCTGGTGCGGCCGGCTACCTCATCAAGACTGTCGCAGCTCGCGAGCTCGTTGAAGCGGTCCGGGCTGTCGCCACCGGGAACGCCGTCCTACAGCCGGGTCTGCTCCACTCCTTGCTCGCCGACCACGCCGTCGGCGCCGACAATCTGACCGAGCGCGAACTTGCGGTGCTGCGGCTTATCGCCGACGGGCTGCGCAACAAGCAGATCGCCACACGTCTGGGGATCAGCGCCCGCACCGTCGAACGGCACTGCGACAACATCTACGGCAAACTAGGCGTCGGCTCGCGCACTGAGGCGGTCGTCCGAGCCTTGTCCAACAAGCTGGTCCGAGTCGCCGATGACCCGCGCTGACCCGCTCTCGGCGGACTGTTCAGTTACGGGCGGAACGCACGGGTGGCTCCGCTCGGTACTCCCGCCCGTGGGTCAGATCCGCTTCTGGATAGTGCAGGCCAGCGTCGCACTGCTCGCGGCCGCGCACGACTTCGGTCTTGAGCCATCCCTGGTCTTCGGGTTGCCAGCGCCGTTCACATCCTGGCTGCTGCTGATCCCAGTCGTCTACGCCGCAGTGACCTTCGGGCTGCGAGGGGCGGTCGCCACGTCGCTGTGGGGGACGTTGCTTGTCGTCGCGCACTGGCCGTTTCCCATGGATCAGACCCCCGCGCATGTGTGGATCGAGCTGCGCTTCGTCCTGATACTCAATGTGGTCGCGATCATCGTCGGTCAGCGGGTCGAGAGCGAGCAGCAAGCCAGGCTGCGGGCCGAAGCAGCCGCCCGAAGCGTCCGAATCGCCAAGGCGCGTTACCACAGCCTGTTCGACGGTCAACCGTCACCTGTGATCATTACTGACGTCACCGGTGTGGTGAGCGAGGTCAATGCCGCAGCCGTCACCCTGTTCGGCCGCGACCCTGCCGGACAGCCGTCCGCTGAACTGCTGGGAGACGAGGCCGCCGATGTTCTTGGCGGTGCGCCCCATCGCCTGATGTTGCACGATGGGCAGGGGCAGGACCGGCTTTTCGTGCCGACGGCGCGCGAACTCGCCACGGACGACGGCACGTACCTCGTCCAGGTCGTGCTCACCGACGTGACGGAAGAGCACCGGCGTCATGAGGAGCAGCGCTACTTCGCCAGTCAACTCCTAGCCGTGCAAGAGGAGGAGCGGCGCAGGCTCGCACGCGAACTGCACGACGACCCGCTGCAGAACGTCATGTTTCTCACCCGAGCGCTGGACGATCTCAGCCACGAATCTGAGATTCCGGAAGCTGTCGCCCAGCGACTCAACGTCATCGGTGGCGTCG contains the following coding sequences:
- a CDS encoding response regulator transcription factor, which codes for MDADPIRVLVVDDHALHRDGTRQILEQEPDLEVVGDAESGELALAMVSEHRPTVVLMDIRLPGMSGIEATRRISERHPDVRVLVVTAYDDDEYVRGALEAGAAGYLIKTVAARELVEAVRAVATGNAVLQPGLLHSLLADHAVGADNLTERELAVLRLIADGLRNKQIATRLGISARTVERHCDNIYGKLGVGSRTEAVVRALSNKLVRVADDPR
- a CDS encoding histidine kinase, with the protein product MGQIRFWIVQASVALLAAAHDFGLEPSLVFGLPAPFTSWLLLIPVVYAAVTFGLRGAVATSLWGTLLVVAHWPFPMDQTPAHVWIELRFVLILNVVAIIVGQRVESEQQARLRAEAAARSVRIAKARYHSLFDGQPSPVIITDVTGVVSEVNAAAVTLFGRDPAGQPSAELLGDEAADVLGGAPHRLMLHDGQGQDRLFVPTARELATDDGTYLVQVVLTDVTEEHRRHEEQRYFASQLLAVQEEERRRLARELHDDPLQNVMFLTRALDDLSHESEIPEAVAQRLNVIGGVADDAATALRKLIHGLRPSVLDDLGLVSALRQLVNEARNRSRLVVDFTATGPEARLPAQVELAAYRIAQESLNNVIRHADATRATVRLRFGEQLTLTITDDGSGIPPSKSPGDPVPGLGLIGMRERVNMTGGTLTVGRVSPHGTRVRARLPCVHPGNQQRAGVRLRRRASST